The sequence ACTTCTGAAGTTGCCGGATCTGCACCGCGACCCTTTCGACCGCATTCTGGTGTGTCAGGCGATTGCCCACGGGCTTACGGTCGTCACACCCGATGAAGCGATCCGGCGCTATCCCGCGCGCTCGTTCTGGTAGCTCACGCCCGCCACCCAGCATCCGCGGTCACGCCGGCTCGGGCACGCTCGGCAGGCCGGACAGCGCCATCGCGAGCTCGCGCTCGTCGTAGACCTGATCGGTGAGTTT is a genomic window of Betaproteobacteria bacterium containing:
- a CDS encoding type II toxin-antitoxin system VapC family toxin; the protein is MHVREAPDRYFTSRREAHNIASLPIDEEAVVQLLKLPDLHRDPFDRILVCQAIAHGLTVVTPDEAIRRYPARSFW